Proteins encoded in a region of the Deltaproteobacteria bacterium genome:
- a CDS encoding RMD1 family protein: MPRPAIHPPATQLGPAFDAVAVLVGERIDVRGLERVDEQPPLLAAGAGVAAVFRYGAVVFFGADDAARAAFLAELAPRIAGRYSEPDREVARVRVDPRGREGMANDDVQIARATPDRLLVVAEILAKSVVLAHYEDEIADAFQLVEPLAEQLERGALGRGRTRTLLSHIGRILRIQHRMVGRVEVLEKPELLWEHPELERLYARLEDEYELRERHSALERKLDLIAATASTVLELLQARRSLRVEWYIVILIVIEIVLILYFDVLR, encoded by the coding sequence ATGCCGCGCCCGGCCATCCACCCCCCCGCGACCCAACTCGGCCCCGCGTTCGACGCCGTCGCCGTGCTCGTCGGTGAGCGCATCGACGTACGCGGGCTCGAGCGCGTCGACGAACAGCCGCCGCTGTTGGCCGCCGGGGCCGGGGTCGCCGCCGTGTTCCGCTATGGCGCGGTCGTGTTCTTCGGGGCAGACGACGCCGCCCGCGCCGCGTTCTTGGCCGAGCTGGCGCCGCGCATCGCCGGCAGGTACTCGGAGCCCGACCGAGAGGTGGCCCGCGTCCGCGTCGACCCGCGCGGCCGCGAGGGCATGGCAAACGACGACGTGCAGATCGCGCGGGCCACGCCCGACCGGCTGCTCGTGGTCGCCGAGATCCTCGCCAAGAGCGTCGTCCTGGCGCACTACGAGGACGAGATCGCCGACGCGTTCCAGCTCGTCGAGCCGCTGGCCGAACAGCTCGAACGCGGCGCGCTCGGCCGCGGGCGCACGCGGACGTTGCTGTCGCACATCGGCCGCATCCTGCGCATCCAGCACCGCATGGTCGGTCGCGTGGAGGTGCTCGAAAAGCCCGAGCTGTTGTGGGAGCACCCGGAACTCGAGCGCCTGTACGCGCGGCTCGAGGACGAATACGAGCTGCGCGAGCGCCACTCCGCGCTCGAGCGCAAGCTCGACCTCATCGCGGCCACGGCGTCGACCGTGCTCGAACTGTTGCAGGCGCGGCGATCCCTGCGCGTCGAGTGGTACATCGTCATCTTGATCGTCATCGAGATCGTGCTGATCCTGTACTTCGACGTGCTGCGATGA
- a CDS encoding acyl-CoA thioesterase: protein MGSFRTAETDAAAAATWGSSACGRSGGASGPARTARAAAVGPPGLVGLRARPRGRRVALAAPAAVRWAAVRFYEQTFGVYFDDLDPFHILHNARYLLLFERALGAFWMDLGFGSFQDDPDQFHLVAHNEVDYRRPVEGVGRVRVRVFIDRIGRSSLTFGFRMMPLDEDVDHAVGRRTIVRVDPETRRPIPWSDALRARLAPYVRDDAA, encoded by the coding sequence ATCGGTTCTTTTCGTACCGCCGAGACGGACGCGGCGGCGGCTGCCACATGGGGTTCATCGGCCTGCGGGCGTAGCGGCGGCGCATCTGGGCCTGCTCGGACTGCCCGCGCGGCGGCGGTTGGTCCGCCGGGCCTCGTCGGCCTGCGCGCGCGGCCGCGCGGCAGGCGGGTGGCCCTCGCGGCGCCGGCCGCGGTACGCTGGGCGGCCGTGCGGTTTTACGAGCAGACGTTCGGGGTGTATTTCGACGACCTCGATCCGTTCCACATCCTCCACAACGCCCGCTACCTGCTGCTGTTCGAGCGCGCGCTCGGCGCGTTCTGGATGGATCTCGGGTTCGGCTCGTTTCAGGACGACCCCGACCAGTTCCACCTGGTCGCGCACAACGAAGTGGACTATCGGCGTCCGGTCGAGGGCGTCGGCCGCGTGCGCGTGCGGGTGTTCATCGACCGCATCGGCCGCAGCTCGCTCACGTTCGGGTTTCGCATGATGCCACTGGACGAGGACGTGGACCACGCGGTCGGCCGCCGGACGATCGTGCGGGTCGACCCGGAAACGCGGCGGCCGATCCCGTGGTCCGACGCGCTTCGCGCGCGCCTTGCCCCGTACGTGCGCGACGACGCGGCGTGA